In bacterium, a single window of DNA contains:
- a CDS encoding peptidoglycan DD-metalloendopeptidase family protein, whose product MQGIAEFDGTTWTVYNPSNSGLPSNSISCILVDDSGNKWVGTDNGLAKFDNTNWTLYTPANSGLPEQSVLSLAFGFLTYPTEGVAMKNIITHLLCLCSVAASLCYSQEQCLLVSTNRIDLGTQPGCETFSASFVVYRSGCFPTRDVSLSVQVQENENWIWTISPEAFTIDQAFGQTTVRFSGGFPYAAGRFAGTIIVTGDTPLSPQEREEIEVFGTVEGPQLQVSPAKIELGTLTEGAELSRSITIKNAGGGILTGQISTNTDWITSLSFNDFTLRCNDPWHGERVLEFDLKLPWQEYLPDGGPQFSGAIRIDWTNPEGQSMTDEVFISGSVNDGACSNEDELVLSHYPLQMPFGSGRQWEVGNPGSFYGEGFHKGKSYYATDWNLEPGDDLGAAVFPVAPGRVVAVRDGCFNCYDSDKQKCFHGPCDACYKNNARFDDAYDRSSFLGEDGDFPGFLGNYVAVEHKFGMTSLYGHLQDVNIEPGREVFVDTQIGTVGNNGCSTGPHLHLAFWRHTRGVYECFCAPSPIIARDSLWVLTDGGIATVAPKNLFLDVPQNFWAKLWIDAIIASGIIQRDQEDIRYFDPYRRVLRSEMAHYLLRGKFGRGYDANKDIPRPSGIFADVPPSHPDAAWIEKLYLENMTAGCSSDPLRYCPNQYLTRAEMAVFLLRALHQSSYVPPAPSRQTFVDVPLDHWAAEWVEQLWQEGITGGCGETPRKFCPENYVTRAEISVFLLRAFKKYPPARDQEGFGLLGGPEVVVSVCTPEEIAQLPRQVMLLQNYPNPFNPGTSIEFVLPKASFVTLKIYDELGKEVATLAAEKLPAGKHQRVWEAKGLASGVYVYRLQAGEFEETKKLILLR is encoded by the coding sequence TTGCAAGGAATAGCCGAATTTGACGGCACAACATGGACGGTGTATAATCCTTCCAACTCCGGCCTGCCATCTAATTCGATAAGCTGCATTCTGGTCGATGATAGCGGAAACAAATGGGTCGGCACTGACAACGGACTGGCCAAATTCGACAACACGAACTGGACACTCTATACACCCGCTAATTCCGGTCTGCCAGAACAGTCTGTACTATCCCTTGCTTTTGGGTTTTTAACATACCCAACCGAAGGAGTGGCCATGAAAAATATTATCACTCATCTCCTATGTCTTTGCTCCGTGGCGGCAAGCCTGTGCTATAGTCAGGAACAGTGCCTGCTGGTTTCCACCAATCGCATTGACCTCGGCACTCAACCGGGCTGTGAAACGTTTTCAGCCAGTTTTGTGGTCTACAGAAGTGGATGTTTTCCCACCCGTGACGTATCTCTCTCGGTTCAAGTCCAAGAAAACGAGAATTGGATTTGGACAATATCTCCGGAGGCCTTCACGATTGACCAGGCATTTGGCCAGACCACGGTACGGTTCTCCGGGGGGTTTCCTTACGCTGCCGGCAGATTCGCGGGAACCATTATCGTGACCGGTGATACTCCACTTTCTCCGCAAGAACGGGAGGAGATTGAGGTGTTTGGCACAGTCGAAGGTCCTCAACTCCAGGTATCGCCTGCAAAGATCGAACTGGGTACGCTGACGGAGGGCGCGGAATTATCGCGCAGTATCACGATCAAGAATGCCGGTGGTGGAATTTTGACCGGCCAAATCTCAACGAATACTGACTGGATTACGAGCCTGTCGTTTAATGATTTTACCCTACGCTGCAATGATCCTTGGCATGGCGAGCGAGTTCTTGAGTTCGACCTCAAGTTACCCTGGCAAGAGTACCTACCCGACGGTGGCCCACAATTCAGTGGCGCCATCAGGATAGACTGGACGAATCCGGAGGGACAGAGTATGACGGATGAGGTCTTCATATCCGGCAGCGTAAACGATGGTGCCTGTTCCAATGAGGACGAGCTAGTTCTGTCGCACTATCCATTGCAGATGCCGTTTGGATCAGGGCGCCAATGGGAAGTGGGAAACCCGGGGTCTTTCTATGGTGAAGGCTTTCACAAAGGGAAAAGCTACTACGCTACCGACTGGAATCTGGAGCCCGGGGATGACTTGGGAGCAGCGGTTTTCCCTGTTGCTCCTGGAAGAGTCGTTGCGGTTCGCGATGGTTGTTTCAATTGTTACGACTCTGATAAGCAAAAATGCTTCCATGGACCATGTGACGCCTGTTACAAGAACAACGCCAGATTCGATGATGCTTACGATAGGTCTTCCTTTTTGGGTGAAGATGGAGATTTTCCCGGATTCCTTGGAAACTACGTTGCCGTGGAGCACAAATTTGGCATGACCAGCTTGTATGGGCATTTACAGGATGTGAATATCGAGCCGGGCCGGGAGGTCTTCGTCGATACCCAAATTGGGACCGTCGGCAACAATGGATGTTCAACAGGTCCGCATCTGCATCTGGCCTTCTGGCGCCATACGCGAGGGGTCTATGAGTGCTTTTGCGCGCCCAGCCCAATAATTGCGAGAGACAGCCTCTGGGTATTGACCGATGGCGGCATTGCAACTGTAGCACCCAAAAACCTGTTTCTGGATGTACCTCAAAACTTCTGGGCGAAGTTATGGATTGACGCCATCATCGCCTCCGGAATCATTCAACGCGACCAGGAGGATATTCGCTATTTCGATCCCTATCGCAGAGTTCTCAGATCCGAGATGGCGCATTACCTCCTCCGGGGCAAATTTGGTCGCGGCTACGATGCCAACAAGGATATTCCACGCCCCTCCGGCATTTTTGCAGATGTCCCGCCCAGCCACCCGGATGCTGCCTGGATTGAGAAACTCTATCTCGAAAACATGACAGCCGGTTGCTCTTCAGACCCGCTCAGGTATTGTCCGAATCAGTATCTGACGCGCGCCGAGATGGCAGTCTTCTTATTGCGCGCGTTACACCAAAGCTCCTACGTCCCGCCGGCTCCTTCACGACAGACATTTGTCGATGTGCCGCTTGATCACTGGGCAGCCGAGTGGGTCGAGCAGTTGTGGCAGGAGGGTATCACCGGGGGATGTGGGGAAACGCCAAGAAAGTTCTGCCCGGAGAATTATGTTACTCGTGCAGAAATTTCAGTATTTCTCCTGCGTGCGTTTAAAAAATATCCACCTGCCAGAGATCAGGAGGGATTTGGACTACTAGGCGGTCCAGAAGTCGTTGTCTCCGTCTGTACACCTGAGGAGATTGCTCAATTGCCACGCCAAGTTATGCTGCTGCAAAACTACCCGAACCCTTTCAACCCGGGCACCAGCATCGAATTCGTGCTGCCGAAGGCAAGTTTTGTTACGTTAAAAATTTATGATGAGCTGGGCAAGGAAGTCGCCACGCTGGCGGCGGAAAAACTGCCGGCAGGCAAGCACCAGCGCGTGTGGGAGGCGAAGGGCCTGGCGAGCGGGGTGTACGTGTATCGCTTGCAAGCGGGTGAATTTGAGGAAACGAAGAAGCTCATTTTGCTGCGGTAA
- a CDS encoding T9SS type A sorting domain-containing protein, whose translation MKRMLISLAVAVLFATSTLAQIIRVPADQPTIQAAINAAAKGDTVLVADGTYYENINFKGKAITVASRYWADGDTTHINKTIINGSRHSHPDSGSVVYFISGEDTNSVLTGFTITGGRGTSTLWEDGSRSKDGGGIFVKEAGAKIEWNKIVNNQVTAVADTFAEYAGIFVMGGVGGHIVIRNNDISHNTSTTTGMNGVAFGAVNLSVKGTCVFERNQVSHNVCDASRTAAGGGLYIFGGLGYEGNYIVRDNIISSNMVLHASANNVGGGVVIQNASPILTNNIISGNVALGGGGIWVYHEPMYTGIPRPILINNTITNNTAAGRGGGILVSGPQPSVMVMNTILWGNVAGQIRVGAGSITVRYSDVQGGWDGEGNIDADPVFSDNSFRLADTSPCLGKGVTSHNSGTVTLQAPATDFFGNPRPNPTGSRPDLGAVEHSRAFPKQPHLVEVPSDHPTIQSAINAAAKGDTVLVADGTYYENISFKGKAITVASHYWADGDTNHINNTIINGSRHSHPDSGSVVYFISGEDTSSVLTGLTITGGRGTPILWEDGYRSKEGGGIFVKNAGAKIEWNRIVNNQVTAVADTFAESAGIFVMGGVGGHIVIRHNDISYNTATTTGANGAAFGAIALATKETCVFEKNRVSHNVCDASKIAAGGGLYIFGGLGYQGHYIIRDNIISSNMLLNAPGSNGGGVVIQNASPILINNIISGNVARGGGGIWVYHEPMYTGIPKPVLINNTITNNIATLRCGGIIVTGPQPSVMVMNTILWGNNAPTNPQIGVYGGSIAVRYSDVQGGWSGEGNINADPVFADNSFRLADTSPCIGKGVTSHNFGAVTLQAPATDFFGNPRPNPTGSRPDLGAVEHSRAFPKQPHLVEVPKDYPTIQAAINAAATGDTVLVAEGTYYENINFKGKAITAASHYWADGDTNHINNTIINGSKPSHPDSGSVVYFISGEDTNSVLTGFTITGGRGTLTLWPSFPGFIDKDGGGIYVRNSGAKIEKNKIAQNHVTAAGDTTVMAAGMFLVGEVGDHIVIRNNDISRNTATATGVNLTGLDGGAGNTVYLMTKATCVFEKNRVIQNVCNSNNWANGGGLAIDGATMGSQGPYIIRDNIISGNKVLNGPYINGGGGVLIGNASPILTNNIISGNVARIGGGFWILHNQSYTGITKPVLINNTITNNSATERGGGILFDGDPQVYAIVMNTILWGNSAARGSQIWVDAGSITVRYSDVEGGWSGEGNKNVNPRLVADSLSNDSECIGAGTHVYDFGNGIVCWCPGKDINGRSRPYPAGTKPDIGAWESMLWTTAVESQPSAEIPKAYALHQNHPNPFNPSTTIEFALPKASLVTLKIYDLLGKEVATLVAEKLPAGRHQRVWEAKGLASGVYLYRLEAGEFAQVRKLILLQ comes from the coding sequence ATGAAGAGAATGCTAATTTCTCTCGCGGTGGCAGTGCTTTTTGCCACCTCTACCCTGGCGCAGATCATTCGCGTGCCGGCAGATCAACCCACCATTCAGGCCGCCATCAATGCCGCAGCCAAAGGCGACACGGTTTTGGTCGCCGACGGCACTTACTACGAGAACATCAATTTCAAAGGCAAAGCCATCACCGTGGCGAGCCGCTATTGGGCTGATGGCGATACCACGCACATCAATAAGACCATCATTAATGGCAGCCGGCATAGCCATCCCGATAGCGGCTCGGTGGTGTATTTCATTTCCGGCGAAGATACCAACTCGGTGCTGACCGGTTTTACCATCACCGGCGGCAGGGGTACGTCTACACTCTGGGAAGATGGTTCTCGCAGTAAAGATGGTGGAGGTATTTTCGTGAAAGAGGCTGGGGCAAAAATTGAATGGAACAAGATCGTTAATAATCAGGTAACGGCTGTGGCTGATACCTTTGCTGAGTATGCCGGCATCTTTGTCATGGGAGGGGTCGGTGGTCATATCGTTATTCGGAATAACGACATCAGTCACAATACCTCTACGACTACGGGAATGAATGGGGTCGCTTTCGGCGCTGTTAACTTGTCTGTGAAGGGAACCTGTGTGTTTGAGAGAAACCAAGTTAGCCACAACGTCTGCGATGCTAGCAGAACTGCCGCGGGAGGCGGGCTTTACATTTTTGGCGGACTCGGATACGAGGGAAACTATATTGTCCGCGATAATATCATCAGCAGTAATATGGTTCTGCATGCGTCCGCCAACAACGTAGGCGGTGGCGTGGTGATACAAAATGCTAGTCCGATTCTGACTAACAATATCATCTCCGGTAATGTTGCTCTTGGGGGTGGTGGGATATGGGTTTACCACGAGCCAATGTATACCGGAATTCCCAGGCCTATATTGATCAACAATACCATCACGAACAATACTGCTGCGGGAAGGGGCGGAGGTATTCTCGTATCCGGACCACAGCCAAGTGTTATGGTGATGAACACCATCTTATGGGGAAACGTTGCTGGGCAAATTCGGGTCGGTGCTGGCTCAATCACGGTGCGCTATTCTGATGTGCAAGGCGGCTGGGATGGTGAGGGGAATATTGATGCCGATCCGGTATTTTCCGACAACTCGTTCCGCCTTGCGGATACCAGCCCGTGCCTCGGTAAAGGCGTGACCAGCCATAATTCTGGCACTGTCACGTTGCAGGCGCCTGCCACGGATTTCTTCGGCAATCCACGTCCCAATCCCACCGGCTCACGTCCGGACCTGGGCGCCGTTGAGCACAGCCGCGCTTTTCCCAAACAGCCGCATCTGGTCGAAGTCCCGAGCGATCATCCCACCATTCAGTCCGCCATCAATGCCGCAGCCAAAGGCGACACGGTTTTGGTTGCCGACGGCACCTACTACGAGAACATTAGCTTCAAAGGCAAGGCCATCACGGTGGCGAGCCACTATTGGGCTGATGGCGATACCAACCACATCAACAACACCATCATCAACGGCAGCCGGCACAGCCATCCCGATAGCGGCTCGGTGGTGTATTTTATTTCCGGCGAAGATACCAGCTCGGTGCTGACCGGTCTTACCATTACCGGCGGCAGGGGCACGCCTATACTCTGGGAAGATGGTTACCGCAGTAAAGAGGGTGGGGGCATTTTCGTGAAAAATGCTGGGGCAAAAATTGAATGGAACAGGATCGTTAATAATCAAGTAACGGCTGTGGCTGATACCTTTGCGGAGTCTGCCGGCATCTTTGTCATGGGAGGGGTCGGTGGTCATATCGTTATTCGGCATAACGACATCAGTTACAATACCGCTACGACTACAGGGGCGAATGGGGCTGCTTTCGGCGCTATTGCCTTGGCAACAAAGGAAACCTGTGTGTTTGAGAAAAATCGGGTTAGCCACAACGTCTGCGATGCTAGCAAGATTGCTGCGGGAGGCGGGCTTTACATTTTTGGCGGACTCGGATACCAGGGACACTATATTATCCGCGATAATATCATCAGCAGTAATATGCTTCTGAATGCGCCCGGCAGCAACGGCGGTGGCGTGGTGATACAAAATGCCAGTCCGATCCTGATTAACAATATCATCTCCGGTAATGTTGCCCGTGGTGGCGGCGGGATATGGGTTTACCACGAGCCGATGTATACCGGAATTCCCAAACCGGTCTTGATCAACAATACCATCACGAACAATATCGCTACCCTAAGGTGCGGAGGTATTATCGTAACCGGACCGCAGCCAAGCGTAATGGTGATGAACACTATCTTATGGGGGAACAATGCTCCTACCAACCCACAAATTGGGGTCTATGGTGGTTCCATTGCGGTGCGTTATTCCGACGTGCAAGGCGGTTGGAGCGGCGAAGGGAATATCAATGCAGATCCAGTATTTGCCGACAACTCGTTCCGCCTTGCGGATACCAGCCCGTGCATCGGCAAAGGCGTGACGAGCCATAATTTTGGCGCTGTCACGTTGCAGGCGCCTGCCACGGATTTCTTCGGCAATCCACGTCCCAATCCCACCGGCTCACGTCCGGACCTGGGCGCCGTTGAGCACAGCCGCGCCTTTCCGAAACAGCCGCATCTGGTCGAAGTCCCGAAGGATTATCCCACCATTCAGGCGGCTATCAATGCCGCGGCCACAGGCGACACGGTTTTGGTCGCCGAGGGCACTTACTACGAGAACATCAATTTCAAAGGCAAGGCCATCACCGCGGCGAGCCACTATTGGGCGGATGGCGATACCAACCATATCAACAATACCATCATCAACGGCAGCAAGCCCAGCCATCCCGATAGCGGCTCGGTGGTGTATTTTATTTCCGGCGAAGATACCAACTCGGTGCTGACCGGCTTTACCATTACCGGCGGCAGGGGCACGCTTACACTCTGGCCTTCTTTCCCTGGTTTTATCGATAAAGATGGCGGGGGTATTTATGTGAGAAATTCCGGGGCAAAAATTGAAAAAAACAAAATTGCCCAGAATCATGTTACTGCTGCCGGTGATACCACAGTGATGGCGGCCGGTATGTTTCTCGTGGGCGAGGTCGGTGACCATATCGTTATTCGGAATAACGACATCAGTCGAAATACCGCTACGGCTACAGGGGTGAATCTTACGGGGCTGGATGGCGGTGCTGGCAACACTGTTTATTTAATGACGAAGGCAACCTGTGTGTTTGAGAAAAACCGGGTCATCCAGAACGTCTGTAACTCTAACAATTGGGCCAACGGAGGTGGACTTGCGATTGATGGTGCCACAATGGGATCCCAGGGACCCTACATTATCCGCGACAATATCATCAGTGGTAATAAAGTCCTGAATGGGCCCTACATCAACGGTGGAGGTGGCGTGCTTATAGGTAACGCCAGTCCAATTCTCACCAACAATATTATCTCCGGTAATGTCGCCCGTATTGGGGGCGGTTTCTGGATTCTCCACAATCAATCATATACCGGAATTACGAAGCCGGTATTGATCAACAATACCATCACGAACAATAGCGCTACCGAAAGGGGTGGTGGTATTCTTTTCGATGGCGACCCGCAGGTTTATGCAATCGTGATGAACACCATTTTATGGGGCAACAGCGCCGCCAGAGGCTCGCAAATTTGGGTCGATGCTGGCTCTATCACGGTGCGTTATTCCGACGTGGAAGGCGGTTGGAGCGGTGAGGGCAATAAGAATGTGAATCCCCGGCTGGTGGCTGACAGCTTGTCGAACGACAGCGAATGCATTGGCGCTGGAACCCATGTTTACGATTTTGGCAATGGTATCGTTTGCTGGTGTCCGGGCAAAGATATCAACGGCAGGTCGCGACCCTATCCTGCAGGCACTAAGCCGGATATTGGCGCGTGGGAGTCAATGCTTTGGACTACTGCCGTCGAATCCCAGCCGAGCGCAGAGATTCCGAAAGCCTACGCTCTGCATCAGAACCATCCCAACCCTTTCAACCCCAGCACCACCATCGAATTCGCCCTGCCGAAAGCGAGCTTGGTCACGCTGAAGATTTATGATTTGCTCGGCAAAGAAGTCGCCACGCTGGTGGCTGAAAAACTGCCGGCGGGCAGGCACCAGCGCGTGTGGGAGGCAAAGGGCTTGGCCAGCGGCGTGTATTTGTATCGGCTGGAGGCGGGTGAGTTCGCGCAGGTGAGAAAGCTGATTCTGCTGCAGTGA
- a CDS encoding T9SS type A sorting domain-containing protein has protein sequence MQSSIPARGPVRLTSALVPAMLMGWCISNLAFAQWTSDRNTNMPVCTASGDQTYPSIISDNAGGAIIVWQDSRNGKLDIYAQRLDAKGTALWGKNGVAVCLAPNDQHSIKTAGDGSGGVIIAWTDLRNSTFHLYAQRVDANGQPLWIADGVPVLPLSTMLSSDSYKIVGDGTGGAIIAWDCWTSTDQKVFVQRLNAGGAWQWPANGVAVFSAPNPHWVAALLALHEGGVIIAWTAWQAGDRDLYAQRLDANGNPQWTADGVGICVEPRTRDLVSCHLISDGANGAIITWQDNRKIYFRIYAQHLDASGAAQWDSNGVAIQSPYYLVSGYDLDSDGAGGGIVTMVEYQNLLNAQRFNATGQSLWGSEGVRVSTSTYAQRQPTMVSDGAGGAIITWREERDARDYIFAQRLGAYGQRLWTDTGVTLTTATGTQENQQIIGDQAGGAIVAWHDTRNGDADLYAQRIGRRGELVPKPTILSVQDVPHDQGGKVIVRWQAADLDTIGGRAIEYYSIWRSVRPSPYAPIDWEWVGNQPRHNFPTYACTIPTLYDSMATTAGNHSFLVSAHTGNPNIFWDSNLMSGYSVDNLPPAAPGNVTAAFVAGEVVLRWRANQESDFAGYEIYWSNTPNFDPDTMTALATTADTSFVHYGVPANRNQYYALRAVDVHGNRSAKSNEAAVMLVGVEETPAIAAAFSLEQNYPNPFNPTTTITFTLLRSAFVTVKILTIQGEEVATLVSEKLPAGKHQRVWEAKGLASGVYLYRLEAGEFAQTRKLILLR, from the coding sequence ATGCAATCCTCAATACCCGCTCGCGGTCCAGTGCGATTGACGTCGGCGTTGGTTCCGGCCATGCTGATGGGCTGGTGTATTTCAAACCTCGCTTTCGCGCAATGGACCAGTGATCGCAACACGAACATGCCGGTGTGTACCGCCTCCGGCGATCAAACGTATCCCAGCATCATCAGCGACAACGCCGGCGGTGCCATTATCGTTTGGCAGGACAGCCGGAATGGCAAGCTTGATATTTATGCCCAGCGTCTTGACGCAAAAGGAACGGCGTTGTGGGGCAAAAACGGGGTGGCCGTGTGCTTGGCGCCGAACGATCAGCACAGTATCAAAACTGCAGGTGACGGTTCCGGCGGCGTTATCATCGCCTGGACGGATCTCCGCAATTCCACATTCCATCTCTATGCCCAACGGGTCGACGCAAACGGCCAGCCGCTGTGGATTGCCGATGGCGTACCGGTACTTCCCCTGTCGACAATGCTGTCGTCAGATTCTTATAAAATCGTAGGTGACGGCACCGGTGGTGCAATCATTGCCTGGGATTGTTGGACCAGTACTGATCAAAAGGTGTTTGTACAGCGTCTCAATGCTGGTGGTGCGTGGCAGTGGCCGGCGAATGGTGTTGCCGTCTTTTCTGCGCCGAATCCACACTGGGTGGCGGCTTTACTTGCGTTGCATGAAGGTGGCGTGATCATCGCATGGACTGCTTGGCAAGCCGGTGATCGCGATCTCTATGCGCAACGCCTGGATGCCAATGGTAACCCGCAATGGACTGCCGATGGCGTGGGCATTTGCGTTGAACCAAGGACAAGGGACCTGGTCAGTTGCCATTTGATCAGCGACGGCGCAAACGGCGCCATTATAACGTGGCAGGACAATCGCAAGATTTATTTTAGAATTTATGCGCAGCACCTGGATGCTTCCGGAGCTGCCCAATGGGATAGTAACGGCGTCGCAATTCAGTCACCTTACTATCTGGTGAGTGGGTACGATCTCGACAGTGATGGGGCGGGAGGCGGCATTGTGACCATGGTTGAATACCAAAATCTGCTTAATGCACAACGTTTCAATGCTACAGGACAGAGCTTGTGGGGATCCGAGGGCGTTCGCGTTTCCACCTCAACTTACGCTCAACGCCAGCCCACGATGGTGAGCGATGGCGCCGGTGGTGCCATCATTACCTGGCGCGAGGAGCGCGACGCAAGAGATTACATTTTTGCGCAGCGCCTTGGTGCATACGGACAGCGGTTGTGGACTGACACCGGCGTCACCCTTACCACGGCAACAGGAACACAGGAGAACCAACAGATCATCGGCGATCAGGCCGGCGGCGCGATCGTTGCCTGGCACGACACACGCAACGGAGATGCTGACCTCTACGCGCAACGCATCGGCCGGCGCGGGGAACTGGTGCCCAAACCCACCATTCTTTCGGTGCAAGATGTTCCCCATGATCAAGGCGGCAAAGTCATCGTGCGCTGGCAGGCGGCTGATCTCGACACCATCGGCGGCCGCGCGATCGAATACTACTCCATCTGGCGCTCGGTGCGGCCCTCGCCGTATGCACCTATCGACTGGGAATGGGTTGGCAATCAGCCACGGCACAATTTCCCCACCTACGCCTGCACAATCCCGACGCTTTACGATTCCATGGCCACAACGGCTGGAAATCACAGCTTCCTGGTTTCCGCGCATACGGGTAATCCCAACATCTTTTGGGACTCCAACCTGATGAGCGGCTACTCGGTCGACAACCTGCCGCCGGCAGCGCCGGGCAATGTGACCGCGGCTTTTGTGGCAGGAGAAGTGGTTCTGCGCTGGCGTGCCAACCAGGAGTCCGATTTTGCCGGTTATGAAATCTATTGGAGCAACACGCCGAATTTCGATCCGGATACCATGACGGCGTTGGCGACAACCGCAGACACTTCGTTTGTGCATTATGGAGTTCCGGCCAATCGCAATCAGTACTACGCCCTGCGCGCCGTGGATGTGCATGGCAATCGCAGCGCCAAGAGCAACGAAGCGGCGGTGATGCTGGTGGGCGTGGAAGAAACGCCGGCAATTGCGGCCGCGTTCAGTCTGGAACAAAACTATCCGAACCCTTTCAATCCCACCACGACGATCACGTTCACGCTCTTGAGGTCCGCGTTCGTTACCGTCAAGATCCTCACTATTCAGGGCGAAGAAGTCGCCACGCTGGTTTCAGAAAAACTGCCGGCGGGCAAGCACCAGCGCGTGTGGGAGGCAAAGGGCTTGGCGAGTGGGGTGTATTTGTATCGGTTGGAGGCCGGTGAGTTCGCGCAGACGAGGAAGCTCATTTTGCTGCGATAG
- a CDS encoding LamG domain-containing protein, with the protein MKNLLTQLAGCLLCAGLVLIGCDQAPPPTMPEPAPMNEATTAFLKLACDCTPVPPGVTSWWPFDETSGVTAEDIAGENNGSLIGATPMPAMVAGGLNFDGVDDYVAVADNPSLDLTSQITIDAWIKPDNLVGEHAIVNKQPSGYADHNHAGNYEIGLWEAKLIFKSQYAPYNRTWGHIANMPDLVVGQWYFVAVSADAGTRVVKFYVNGDLVDTVVWQHSLLQYPNDEPLRIGRRKDGLFFDGLIDEVEIYGRVLADNEIQAIFTAGAAGKCKFIPIEIDIKPGSDPNSVNCKNLNGVIAVAILTTSKAAGEAIDFDAITVDPATIRFGHSGTEALETHGKGHSEDADGDGDLDMVLHFRLGDTGLTCSDTEAMLTGKTLDGEPVQGEDAVRMVGGQKD; encoded by the coding sequence ATGAAGAATTTGCTGACTCAACTAGCGGGGTGTCTGCTATGCGCCGGGCTTGTCTTGATCGGCTGTGACCAAGCGCCGCCTCCCACAATGCCGGAACCGGCACCCATGAATGAAGCGACTACTGCCTTTCTCAAACTCGCATGTGATTGCACCCCAGTGCCGCCGGGAGTGACAAGCTGGTGGCCGTTTGATGAAACCAGTGGCGTGACCGCGGAAGACATCGCCGGTGAGAACAATGGTTCGCTCATCGGAGCAACGCCAATGCCGGCTATGGTTGCCGGCGGGCTGAACTTTGACGGTGTTGACGACTACGTGGCCGTAGCGGACAATCCCAGTTTGGATCTCACCTCCCAAATCACCATTGATGCCTGGATAAAACCCGACAACTTGGTTGGTGAGCATGCCATCGTCAACAAACAGCCATCAGGCTATGCCGATCATAACCATGCCGGGAACTATGAAATCGGCCTCTGGGAGGCGAAATTGATCTTTAAGTCGCAATACGCGCCCTATAATCGAACATGGGGACATATCGCGAATATGCCCGACTTGGTGGTTGGTCAGTGGTACTTCGTTGCCGTCTCCGCCGATGCCGGGACTCGAGTCGTGAAGTTCTATGTCAACGGCGATTTGGTGGACACTGTTGTTTGGCAACATAGCTTGTTGCAGTACCCCAATGATGAACCATTGCGCATCGGCCGGCGAAAGGATGGTTTGTTCTTTGATGGCCTCATCGATGAAGTCGAGATTTATGGTCGCGTCCTCGCAGATAACGAAATCCAGGCCATCTTCACTGCCGGTGCTGCGGGAAAATGCAAGTTCATTCCAATCGAGATCGACATCAAGCCCGGCAGTGATCCCAACAGTGTAAACTGCAAGAATCTGAACGGCGTCATTGCCGTGGCGATTCTAACCACGAGCAAGGCGGCCGGTGAAGCAATCGATTTCGACGCGATCACGGTCGATCCTGCCACGATCCGCTTCGGGCACAGCGGCACTGAGGCCCTCGAAACTCACGGCAAGGGGCACAGCGAAGACGCCGATGGCGATGGCGACCTGGACATGGTGCTGCATTTCCGGCTGGGCGATACGGGGCTGACGTGTAGTGATACCGAAGCCATGCTTACGGGAAAGACCCTTGACGGCGAACCGGTTCAAGGGGAAGATGCCGTACGCATGGTCGGAGGTCAAAAGGATTGA